Proteins co-encoded in one Malus sylvestris chromosome 9, drMalSylv7.2, whole genome shotgun sequence genomic window:
- the LOC126582025 gene encoding autophagy-related protein 8i-like, whose protein sequence is MGRTKTFKDEFTFDQRIEESWDMVTKYPDRVPVIVEKYARSNLPQMEKKKYLVPRDMSVGQFIYVLSSRLHLAPGTALFVFVKDTLPQTASLMDSVYESFKDKDGFLYLCYSTEKTFGFHHQ, encoded by the exons ATGGGTCGAACAAAAACATTCAAGGACGAGTTTACATTTG ATCAAAGGATTGAAGAATCATGGGACATGGTGACCAAATACCCTGATCGAGTCCCC GTAATTGTGGAAAAGTATGCGAGGAGCAATCTTCCTCagatggaaaagaaaaa ATACCTTGTCCCTCGAGACATGTCCGTCGGCCAATTCATTTACGTTTTGAGCAGCAGACTTCACCTGGCCCCTGGAACAGCTCTCTTCGTTTTTGTGAAGGATACTTTGCCTCAAACAG CTAGTTTGATGGATTCTGTGTATGAATCGTTCAAGGACAAGGATGGATTTCTGTACCTGTGTTATAGCACTGAGAAGACCTTTGGCTTTCATCATCAATGA